The following is a genomic window from Episyrphus balteatus chromosome 1, idEpiBalt1.1, whole genome shotgun sequence.
CCATTATTCACCGCGAAAATCTCGCAATATTAAACcaagttgaaaaattttaacgcaattcacacgcAATCTTAATACCaccaaaaactacgaaatttgAGGAATATTTTCTGCTTTGGAAAAATGTGATTTTAGAGCAATTGgtgagatttattctaaatctcggactTAGGGTAGGTTAAAATCTAGCTGTTCGGTGAATAAGTTGAGGTTTAGCAGTGGTTCAAGGTTATATTGCAAAATCCATGCTTGAACCGGCGATTTCAATTCCTGAACCAAGACTGATCCACCTTTTTACAACCGGCCCTTTGTCTATCTGTGCAggtaaaaacgtttttttttgctagagcAATtagtttgtgaaaaagagtatacaaattttctgctttctgcaaatttttttgtaagaattcCATTGCGGGAAACCACCGATATCAGTGCGTACGTACCGCAAAAAACTTGCATTGGGTTTCAACCTTAATGAAAATCAAAGAAATGGAACGAAATAAGAaaatgggtgcgttcacgtacgcatAGATACCCTATCAAAGATACCTAAGTATCCGATACGTTTATGAACACGAAtcagctgttcttcaaatttcccataagatacacgagtatccagaaatttttaggataccttcggatttttttgcttgtcaGCTGAGATTTAACATGGGATTAAAACAACACAAAGGTATACAGATACCTTAAGACGAGTACGTGAACGTACCCAATGAATAATGAAAAAGTCTGACTGACAGCTGCGGCTGACAGTTTTAGCTGTCACtttgatttttgataatttacaaaattttcaaggaAATAATGGAGgtaagtgtacaaaattatgttATTAGGATgtattattaattataatttttcttttcagaaTAGcttataataggtgtgtttttttgtttatctatatagattttgtgcaaaaaaacgacatcgggatttttgaaatccatgcaaacatttggcaacactgtacatatactttggcagctgtcagtcaaaaatgttgcttttgttttttttttattttaaatccgaagtgggaaggccattacatccatgttggatgcaaagaaaaattttcatatggccatggcatccatgttggattcaaaaaaatttttttttcacaaaaaccaaaaattatctgtatattcttagcttcattttaagaccatgaccattaacattagttgcgtcgttcttgtgttataagcgtttgaaggtagcaatattgaatttttttcgattttttaaaaatcaaatgtggaaacttttttattttttttttaatttttcgaaaaaactttggtaattttatatacatatctgttgaacaatcttatcaggatccatttaagacttttatctgaaaagtgcattgcgtttatctcgagatattaacatttcaatggaaccatgtcaaacaaatttttgattatttttttctatgagagtttttttcaaacctcgttttctccgctttttttttttgttaatattttcagatatttctgtatgaacacaacaattaaccTGCCTTGGCAATACTgttttttatcgagagaaagtaaaatctggataattatctggatttttcaaaaatctatacagataaagtttttgttgtttttaacacgtaaattgtttcgatttcaaaaatctcgatgtcgtttttttgcacaaaatctatatagataaacaaaaaaacacacctaatatggACAAAATATGACTGTTAGTATTAAACATATTTATAAAGATGGATTTTTGTTGGTTTGGCTGTTTTGCGAATACAAAGACAAAACCGGACAAACaatcacaatttttgtttggattaaaggccgtaaaaagctatattaaattAATGTCGAATcttgaagcgaattttttctaaaaatcatgttccatagaaaaaaaaattcgtctcaaacgaagcagaattagaattttttttaatccctcttttttaaaagatttacacggatttgcacacatacttggaacatttgacatatctcaaacgtcaagctgaaagttttcttcgtgttgtttgtttatttgagaacaccaacttcaaataaagagtaaattataatatatatgtatatcgtatttttattgcggaaaaatatgaaataaattaaaaaaaaacaatgcgatcaaaatatattttttcctggcatactTCAAATTACTGTAAGTGTAAATGTATTAACGTAGTTAATTTAGTGAATAGGTTGATAAATAAGGGCGAAAAACATAGCTACAAAAATTAGCCTATGCTCTCATGGAATTACCCAATTGTAAATTATTGTCAAATTACCTTCTTATAGTACTTTGTTGGTATGATCGTCTGGATGTGTATCTCCTCGATGCAGTGCTTGTTAGTGATGTGTCTCGAGCACCTAAAGTATCggtccttttttttcttccagcTGTGTATCCTTGACAAAACAAATATCTACATAGAGATGCAAAAAATTGTTCTCAAATCAGCAATTTTCAATcagaaaatatgtttttgttttagttagacaacactttttcttttcttttttttaaatacagcattattttttaaagaaatatttaaaaaataaaaacatttttactccgaaaacttttgtttattggTGTCTATGTTCTTGATATATGTGTTATTAAATTGGCTTTcattaatatacattttttcaacGTCAAAACTTGAATTAGATTATATCTTTTCAAATGACACATATTTATGTGTCATGCGTCTGGGTTGAAATCAATAAACAAGTACCTATTAAAATGTTTTCGGAATGCACCACTAACAAAGTACAATGCAACGGGATTTGCACAACTGTTGGCAAACGACAAGCAAAAGCCAAGAATTCGAAGGACATGCCAAAATGAATTGTAGTCATTTTGCGATGTtggcctataaaaaaaaaaaaacattttaaagaaaagagtAGAATTCTGGTATCAGTACTTAAAcgataaaaaatgtaaaacttaCCAGTAGTAAAACCATAACATAAAAATGTGGTAGGGAAGAAAGCAAACTCCAAATATTAAAACGAAAGCCAGAACTGTGACAGCAACTTTCTTTCGAGCACGTACCTAAGcaatatacaaaattgaaacgAAGATTTAGTACACATAgagaaaaatagttttaaaaaaaacctgcATTAACATAAGCAATAGAGTACACAAAAAAGACCAAACTACGGTAAATAAgtaaaggatttttttaattgcaattatCTTTATTTTGCCATAAGGAATACGCACAAGAATATCCGTGAGCACAAGAAAGTCGTATCCGCGTCATAAGTTATTCAAgttcaaatcttaatttttcaacaacaacGGTATCATAGAAATAAGAGCGTCAATACACAAAAagttaccgttcttgattacctgcttgaaagcaaagtgacggacccaaaagtgcaccagttattctttgctgacgatggagccatcataagtgaagacccaatatccctgcaacgagcacttgatgtatgtatgggtggatgttctagaaggtagtgggtaccgcataagcgcgaaaaagacagaatacctatgctgcccattttctgatccacacaagcctattcctgacatttatttgaatggagTAGTGCtccccaagtgtgaaaagtttaaatatctgagGTGGCAggaaaattctgccatcttctgtgatcgaaaaatgccccctaagctaaaaggaagactctacaccgcagttgtgcgtccagcactcacatacggttcacaatgttggacaatgtacaaaaagtattagagtaagttaacggcagctgagaagtacgaagatccgaggaagtcTCAtcttaaaaacaccatctcccaaaaaattgaacacgaccgactcagttggtattgccatgttcaaaggagagatcctgagaaccccgtcaaaaaagcaatatcatacaacgttccaacacgaaataaaaagaaaggtaggcctaaaaactcctggtacaagcaaatgcaaaaacaccagcattcagttggccttagaaatggaacaatacaaaaccgggaggcttgccgccgatttctgaggtcaacccgacgaaccccacaggcggatcactagtgtggaGCTGTTaagtgggatagttatgatcccctcgacatcgagatcataacagcgccgagaaaaaggaagaagaagaagaacggTAATATCACAATTATCTTATGCACTTTCGTTTTAGGGCcaagtaaaatatatttatatttaaaaatcttcaCAGGTTCGTTTTCTTCAGCAAATTTGTCCGAGAATATCTACGTTGgccaaaaatattaaagtaatAACGTAGACCTTTAAGgagttatatctagttgtaagtgcaaaaaaaaccttcttttttgtggattttttgtaaagaggcatttaattatattaacctaaagaatacatatccctatagcaaatttaatgtataaaaagaattcgctgtttatttaaaaaaaaaatattgggttccgttatttttgtagtagatctcctagacgacctccaaaaaaaatgtgtctggcggtgagcacgaTTACTCCGGAACGGCTGGAccgatcggcttgaaatttttactgaattttctttgatacttttgtcaggtaatgaacgaaggaaaaaggtttttggcaataattggattttttatgccattttaaagtgtaaattttcgtgaaaaaaacgatttttgtctttgagaagccgccattttgtcaaaaatcaaaattttgactattccttcgttcattacctgcatttgtctatcctggaaatgaatattttggatttttcaattttgggtgATTTGtgtcagagatatcttgctcaccgccagacagctttttttggaggtcgtctaggagacctactacaaaaataacggaacccaatatttttctaaatacacagcgaattatttttatacattaaatttgctatatgttcatgtattctttatgtttgtataatgaaatgcctcttcacaaaaaatccgcaAAAAAGCACGTTTTTTCGCACTTACagctagatataaccccttaaagtATTATTTCTATTAATTGATTGATAATAAATATGAACGTATAAAGTGAAACCTTGCATACATTTAAAGCTTAGATAATTTAACACAAAAGGAACTTGAAATGAAAGTTTATTCATAAAGGAGATGACCCATTTGTCTATGAAGGCTGGGTCCAGTGCGTTGAAAGGTGAGGTCAAGCACATTCATGCCTATTACAGAAGACGCAGTGACTCAgtccccgggaatctactcgatccgcaaccgaatcaaaatttcaatttgtgaactccccgggatgaactgtattatcgatccACGAAAACACACAAAACTGCTTTCCGACATATGTCATTGTTGACACTTACATAGTCAAATGTAattctatcacttccgcaccggcggcttcggtaatacgaaatcttgtgaaagtgactctcactcccgccgcagtgcatctgcgtcttcggtaataggcatgattatgtttgtaaaatattttcaaattcattggtggggtttttgacatatttgagtttgaaaatgcgGATTTAAAAATCAAGATTTATGCTGTTTTTCAAATAGTTTATAGTATAATGCGTAGTAAGAGCcgaacaaaaaacattattgaTATCAAATGAAAATGTCTGTAACTAAATCTGTatgtttttctttaacaaaataattatattaggtGTTTActagtgaaaatttcatttttttttaatttattagataGCCTACTGTATTAGTTCCACatataataaaaattctattaatcATACAAAACCCTcacaataaacaaaatatacacaaaaaggCGCTTAAAAATATGCCTCTTAACTAATAACTATCCACCAAAAATTGTCAGTACAGGTAAGATAGGACGTTTGGATCCCACTCTGCATCATGTTTAAAGCAGCCCATAGACAAGACACTTGTGTGCACACTTATGCGCACATCTGTGTGTACACCGCGACACAGACGGCACACCGATCATGACACcgacacaaaaaaatcaaaaagttttgtttttgtcgctccggtgtgcacacaagtgtggtTTCTATGGGCCGCTTAATGCAACAGTCTATCACAACAAGAAGCTCAAACAGCGATGCCACACTATGCATAAAAATGCTTCAAGTTTGATCAAAAAAGAACCAGCGTTACCCCTTTGTTGGTAGAATttcacaataaaaacatttttagagAAAGAAAAATAGCTTTACCTTTTTCCACACCACCAAAATGTAATCATAATCAAGTAACTTTTTGCAATTTATATAGATATGTAAGAAACATATCAAAAACCGagaaaattgtgatttttcctGTTGAAAGATCAGctgtttaaaaccgtggtttgtgTTTGCCCACGGTTAGCCCCGGATAGCTAAactttattttcgctatcctcgcttattttacattttatagaagcattagtttttattaacttaaaaaaaaataatttaggaAAAGTAAATCGCCTGGTGAAGGCATTTCGCCTCAaacgttatttatttgactagAATTctaacttgattgaatgtagtcaaGTTTAATAATGTCATTAAcgagaaaaacaagtttttttgtcccaagttttttgaccgtttttgatACTATTGAGATGAAAGGATACATTTTCAGCTTTCAAGAATTTATACTGCTTTGGGAGCCGAGCCGGTTAAAATTTTATCatcaaaagaaacatttttgacagCAGGTTTTATAggtacatgtatttttttttagtaaataatcaaaaactgaaaacaaaGAATGGAAATtgagaaagaaataaaacatcATGAGTgtatatcaattgaaaaataattttttaaaaatatatttcacttTATTTGTGATGAAAAGAATTGGTAGTGCATgggaatcaaaaataaaactcacaGAACAACTTGTGTTGAAAGTATgtgtattttaataatttataaaactttttaatacCATTAATTATTTCGTTTTGCAGCTTAACCCAATTATTAAGCCATGTTGAAATTGTATCCCAATTCACACAGCTAAAGAGCAGGCTAATTTTCACCTCTTTAGTATCAATAAATTTATCCTCGGCTTAATATTTGACCCAATTCACCCACGCCCTAAGTTAAAACGCAATAAAACCAAACTTATAGTTGCGGAGATaaatcacgtttttgaaaatgGCTTTTCGCCGCGGTGCACAatacaaattagaaaaaaaaaaattaaatctttctTACATTTCggcaaattttttattaattacctttaaacaaataaactaATTCAAACAAACCTGTCTCACAGCTCCTTGCATTTCTCCGGGCACACTTGCTGTGTATACTAAATGCCTGGCAATCAACACATAAAATATTCCTATTATGATCAATGGTACAGCGTAGTAAACCAAAAACCTCAAAAGGACCATTAGTTTAGCATAACCAGGTCCCCATTCATCAGGAAATGGATAGCAATAAGAAAACGATTTATTGCTATTAATGTTGACTCTCTAAAAAAGAAGATaataattgcatttttaaaataagtttgtaattatttattatatggTCAGGAAGGATATTCAGctaagagttttaaatttatctttgcATCTCTTTATTTCTATTACACTCACCTTTACACTTGTACCAATTAATGCTGGCAAGCCACAAAATATAGCCAGGATCCAAATGGAAAATGCAATTGCTATGGTCATTCGCGTGGCACGTTTTCCTCCTCCTTTACAATAAaccataaaatataaataccaagATCAAAGTGCTTTTacaattaaataatataaaatgatgACAGTTGTAAAAAGACTTTACCGTGCGCATGAAATTTTCTCAAAGGATCCACGATTGCGAAATACCTATCGCCGGATAAAGCGGTCAATGTGAATACAGATACTCCAATTGACACATCTTTAGTAAACTCAGATAGCGTGCAAAGGAAGCTTCCCCATGGCCAAGAATCTACTGTATACACGGTGGATGTGAGAGGGACAGTTGTCACAATAACCAAGAGGTCAGCCAAAGCCAATGAAAGTATGTAGCTGCGAAGTGATAAAGATAAAAGCTGTCAACATTTATAAACCTCGtgcttttcatttaaatattcaaaaaaaagagtTCTGTGCTATTGATATTTGTTTGCATCAGATCCGGCCTTACCATATATGCAAGAGCCTGTTTTGaatacttatttttaaatcaaattctaTAGTAGATATGTGAAATTCAAAAACATCTATAAACATTCAAATTGAATCGTCAGTTGTGAAACGGAATAAGACACATCTTCtaagtcgaaaaaaaacaaaaaaaattaatttggttgTCGAAGTTACAGGGGGTGCAAAATTTCATAAGtttgaagaacagaataaaTCCAGGATTTCAGGCTACTGATTATGTcttaactaagacgttcacgggttttgaTTGCATAAAACGTTGAAGGTTATAacagaagataaaaccgcggagtgctattaaatgagagggtggaaattgaagataggggtgcaaaagccccctttttgttttttttctatatatctcgtaaacaaagcataattttgataaattgattttaaaacttgttgaAGAAAATCAAGTTTAATAtcggaaaaatgttttttttttaaattgaaaaataaaattccataccaaaacagtaaaaaaaataaaaaagtaaagaaaagctattttttatttttttttttgcttttttaacgatatttttttcGGGCTGAGATATGCAATACtctaaataaaaacagaagattaaatttccttcaaaatgctgagctcaaaaagttttttcattggaaATTAACCTAAGTATGACCATTCGAACCTATCTatattttcccattttttgttttactcaagcaaaaaatatatagaccgggcggccactgcagaaacgctcaactcatcgagctaaagaaaatttcaaatgggaagtgaaagagggctagtatttacgaaaaccacaggtcttcccgtccgCGTCcaggcacgattggcgtggtaaagtgcattgtgcatctcatagagttaaaagacgatattggtgtcaaattaaaggtgatatAGTCAGCTATCacaattcagaggtcttccgggtgaaagtctgtcagttttgtcatacagcccgttttaaggttagaagagatgaaagtgagttttttcataaagtcttgttttttggtattttggcgatgagttaaggagtttttcacttaaaaataaaaataagagttgttagcatttaaatacaaaacgatgttttggaaaaagcttgatagactcttaacaatgacccaaagtatatgcaaaactacgaataattcaggaaaaagtctcaaataatatgCTGCGCGTCTCAAATAATACAATttaccgaattaaaaggcgaatttaatttcaaattaaagctaattaTGTCTCCTTTTGAAAACCAAGCCTAAAATTGGAAATTAGGTCACGCAGCTGGTTTTGAGGTTAGGAGCTGTTATCACTTATAACGTTCCCCCAGGCTGGGGGATGAAATGTCAAGATTTGATCCGACAGACctctaaattttgaaagaatatGTTATTCCCTTTATTTTGACATCACTGATTCTTTAATGTCTATATTAACAACATTTGCATCGCACCTTTTGTATAATTTTCccttatattttaataattttaaaaatactttgcatggataacaaaaaaaatatcaacaaatgGCTTAAAAAACTTCTATGCCAGAAAAGTGCTTAGTTTTGTCTTTGATTTGATACCAATAAAACTCCCTAACTCTTCCACGAACACTACCAAAAACAGGACTTTAGCCAAAAACTCGTGTTTagcgcttctaaccttaaaacgggctgcatgacaaaatTGCCTGACTTTcacccggaagacctctgaattttgatagctgactatatcacctttaatttgacactaatatcgtcttttaactctatgagatgcacaatgcacattaccgcgccaatcgtgccaggatgcggacgggaagacctgtggttttcgtaaatactagccctctttcacttcccatttgaaattttctttaactcgatgagttgagcgtttt
Proteins encoded in this region:
- the LOC129907855 gene encoding neuropeptide CCHamide-1 receptor: MKDMQEYDLGEYSTNETIKLLEHATAATFPFQSGIMQTSNEDTLEFLIQNATATETPYVPYVHRPETYIVPVLFAFIFIVGVLGNGTLIVVFLGVRQMRNVPNTYILSLALADLLVIVTTVPLTSTVYTVDSWPWGSFLCTLSEFTKDVSIGVSVFTLTALSGDRYFAIVDPLRKFHAHGGGKRATRMTIAIAFSIWILAIFCGLPALIGTSVKRVNINSNKSFSYCYPFPDEWGPGYAKLMVLLRFLVYYAVPLIIIGIFYVLIARHLVYTASVPGEMQGAVRQVRARKKVAVTVLAFVLIFGVCFLPYHIFMLWFYYWPTSQNDYNSFWHVLRILGFCLSFANSCANPVALYFVSGAFRKHFNRYLFCQGYTAGRKKRTDTLGARDTSLTSTASRRYTSRRSYQQSTIRRLQDTTITTMFPNNTNVHDVDCEYNYRNENNIM